tttttttttttttttttgaggcaggttttctctgtgtagctttggtacctatcctggaactttctctgtagaccaggctggcctcaaactcaaggagatcgacctgcctctgcctcctaagtgctgggattaatggcgtgctcCACCATCACCTATCACTGAGCAGATTTCTTAATGGTAGCAGAAAAATGTTTACCCTATTTAGTTATTTTGAGTAGGGCAATttacacttttgttttcttcacagcACCAATGGAACAGTAATCAACAAGCTTCGAGTTGTTAAGAAGCAGACTTACCCTTTACAGAGTGGGGATATCATCTATTTGGTATACAGGAAGAATGAACCAGAACACAGTAAGAGGAAAATTTACTCTTGTAGATACTTTTCCCAGGTATTGCACCAAGAAGCCATCCAACTTAGGCTGGAAAACACCCTCAGAAAGAAAATAGACATTTCCATAGAGTCATTATGGAGATTCTTGCTGTAAGCACTTGGAGCGCTGACTTTTCGGGCAGggcttttcttaaaaaatgacaCTAGGAACTGCATATATCATAATGGCAGCCAAGGAGGAGTAaatgggctgggctgggctgggctgggctgggcaaaacagtagaatTGGAGTGTGGGAATAAAATCCAAATAGGAGCTCTAGAAGCCATTGGCAGTTCTGCTCTTGGagactttacaaaaaaaaaaacaacaaaaggttaGACTGGATCCAGCCCTATATAGAATAAGGAGAGTTGTAAGAATCTTTGAAAGTAACCCTGAAATAACTGAAGAGCACCATAAACTCATTCTTGGCAAGGAGGAAAAAAGAGGGCACTAATATTCCTTAAGTCCTCTTAAAGTAAAGCAAAACCAGCCTCTTGCCACATAGAAGGAACTCAAATCTTTTCCTTCTAGTGGCTTGCAGTTATTAATGAAGTGTCTTTTTCACTCTTGTCTGCCTTCTGCAACCATTTTTCCCTTTGGTTGCTTGCTTATATTTAGGTTGGTAAAAATGTGGTTTGTTTTATTAGAATCACTTAAACTGTTGAATGTTGTTGCCAGATGGTAAGCGAAGACAATCAAAAGATAGGTTGTGATGTGATCAAAGATGAGCAGGAGAGATGCGATCTCACTTTCCACTGGGGTCACAGCTCCCTgattatatttatttccttttagatGTGGCATACCTCTATGAATctctaaatgaaaaacaaagcttGCCTCAAGAATCCTTTGGTAAGTGAGCTTATGGCAAAGGCCTGGATGTTGTAAAGGAATGGCCATTAAGCCCCTAACATGTCTTTCTGAGTTCTGAATGCACTCTTTATTTTGTGCCTATAGAagccaataaagaaaatatgttccATGTGACCAAAGATTCCTCAGGTCCAGGGCAGGGTGATGACCTTCAGGTTCCACCATTATCACCCGTGGCTCAAACATGCTTAGAGGAACCACAGCCATCAACATCGACATCAGACCTCTTCCCCATGGCCTCTACCTCTTCTATGGAGTCAGAGCTGACTTCTGCAGGGCAAAAGCATTCCTCCAGCTCTGGTGAGATGGGGCTCACAATGACAGTCGCAGTTTTTTTGTTCCTTGAGATACAGTAAATCCATTCATCAGTAAGTGTTCTGTAGTCATGTATACTGACTTATTTCATTCTCAGGAGAAAGACTAAACATTAAGGACCATGGTAACAtagtatttttataattttatctaaaTATAATTCATATACTATAAATGTCACTAAGTTAAAGTGTGCCCATTCTAGGTACATTTACTAGGTTATATGGCCATCattatttgttggttttggtttttgtgggttttcgttttgttttgtttttggttggttggtttttgttttttgagacagggtttctctgtgcatagccctagctgtcctggaactagctctgtagaccaggctggcctaaaactcatagagacccttctgctgggattaatggcatgtgccaccactgcccatggTCATCAGTGTTAATTACAGAACAGTCTGTCACATAAAAGCAAACTGTTGtatctctgtgcatttatttgcaTGTTCCGAACATTTTGTGTTCATAGTCATACAGTATGTGGTCTTATGACTGGCTCCTTCTTTATCTTAATGTTTTCAAGGTTTATTTAGAACTTTGTGTTGCTTAGAATCAATTTTACATGCCcttatccttttttcttttttggtttgatccccagcaacacatatatataaacattcaAAGAACACCTATTTCAGCACCACATTTAAATTCTGTTCCATCTATCCATGTGCATAGCATGTAGTTTGATAAGGTTCTACTAACCTTCTGGTATCAGATTTCCTAGAATGGGAAAtatcttttgtaatttttaaaaatgaaaatgaaaaatgaaaattttctatcTCTATGCTGAAGTATTTtcatattaacaaaataattatagTTAAAACTTAGTGCCTACCAGATGTGAGGAGGTATAATAAATACCTTCATATGTTCAGTTTCCCCTTCTGGAGCCTTCCATAGAAGTGCCATTATATAATCTTTATCCTTAAATACAAAGGATGGCTGAACATAAAAGgctctgaagatcagaggatgagTAGGTTCAAGGGCCAGGAGCTAGCCTGGGAAGTTAGattccagtttttttctttagatatgaGCTAATTTGTTCCTGAAATAATACCtctacccccccccttttttgctTTAGATGGTGTAAaccaatttcttctttttccaaataCTAGTGCTTATCATTTGAATAGTATaaagtggatatgtattgtgctATAATATATTATGAATAAGCTAGAGAATAATGAAAGGTTTCTTGATTTTTCAGCCAAGTTCATTGAAGTTGCATGTGATGGTTAAGCTTGTGTTTAGGTCAGAACTCTACTTGTtagtttctgttatttcttttatcaTAGTCCCACTCCTGTCAGAAGTGTATCTACTTCATACCTCTTTTGGGTGTATTTAGTATATAATACACATTTTGTGATTGCAAGAATGTACACTTGTACATCTTAGACCTAGTATTTAGGGATGACCCTACTGTGTACTTCCCTGCATGTCTTTCCATGTGAATGTTCCACTTGCCTCTAACTTCATTAGCCCAGAGATGGGCTCTAGTGTTTTTAAGGTATGACTCATATGGAGGAGTATTTGTATAAGACATGATGCTTGTGAGATCTAAAATTACATAACATACTTTATTAAATCAGTGACTCTTCTGAAGTAGATAAATCAGAACATGTCTTATTTGTCTCTTTTCACAGGACTTGGGAATGCAGGCGTCTCCCCAAAAGAATGTAGTTCACTTGTTGCAAATGGTGAACTCTCTATCCTTTCTCCAGTTCTCCAAGACAAAGAAGCatccttttctttgttggaaacCGAAGACCATGAGGGATTGGAGCCTGCCAAAAAAAAGACGAAAGGAGGTTATACTTTCATTGTTCTGTGCATCCTTTGACTTCTTGTGCTCTGTGCCATACTGGCTGTTGCCTGCAGTGGGTTCTCACTTTTTGCAGAAGTATGTGGATCTGCTTCAGGTTTATATTGTAACAACTTGGATTTTCCATATGAAAGTCTGAATTCTTCCTGTTTGCATAATTCAAATAGAACTGTTTACTACTAGGTCATGCTATTGTTCTGAAAACTGCATTTTCAATTACAAATGGATGTTAAAGTCCTCTATATTTGATAGTATAGTAATTCTTTCAAAAAATGTTATCTTAACCAGGATATGGTGACATATATCTGTAATCTCAAAACTtagtaggtagaggcaggaggactggagttcaaagctagctggCTGTGGAAATAGTGTAATAGAAGAGCTCTAGAAATAATGTCCTGGGGCAAAAAACTGGATTATCTGAATATTTGtggtaaaataaattaattggcTGTGAGGCCCTGGTAATTATcacaatattttacatttaaagaaGTAAGTATAGAGCTGGTGACATGGCTAAACAGTTAAATACCTTTGTTGTgaagcctggtaacctgagttcagtctctggaaccTATATAAAtgtggaagtagagaactgactccccagatctgtcctctaacctccacatgtgtgaTCGTGCtcgctctctctgtttctctctctctgtctcttactcTCTAATAATagtaatttctttaaaagaaaaagttttaagccacacatggtggtgcacgcctttaatcccagcacttgggaggcagaggtaggtggatgtcTGAGACttgaggtaagcctggtctacacaatgagttccaggacagctagagctacatagtgagactctatcttggggaaaaaacattaaaaaaagtatcgatgagattttttttggggggggtgacggggagggggggttgagacagtgtttctctgtgtgacagtcctggctgtcctggaactcattttgtagatcaggctggcctttaagTCACAGAGATTGTCTGCATCTACCTCCcagtgtgccatcatgcccagcctaTAAATCcaacttgtaaaaataaaataaaaattgagctAGGTATGATGTTGCACACCCATAATCGCAGTTCTGGGGAAGTGGAAATAGGTAAATCAGATCTTTAAGGTAATTGTCAGCTACACAGCATGAGaacatctcaaaaaacaataattagtattttgtgtatgtatatataaatgtaccaggagaaagaacattttaaagcTGCTAGTGCCACCTTAGAGTTTCATTTCCAGGACTTTGCTTTTTGCATGgggttgtattttatttgtttaaacaaaaataacatttacaaaAATACTATACAACTggccctccctctttctttttccttctaccaCTTGTTACCTTTATGTCTTAGGCATAGGTGCATACATCCTGAatgtccttttttaaatttttctttaggtCAACAACTATTCTAAACCAGAATTTAGGCACAAAGGGACACGTGACTTATTTGGGACCTTCTTAAAAATAGTCTTTATATAGccaagcatagtggcacatgccttgaatcccaacTCTGTATTCTAGGGCAGTCTggtttatacagtgagttcctGAACAGCCAGGGCTTACATacagagaccgtgtctcaaaaaacagcagcaacaacaaaaaaagtctttATAGGGACTTTGTTTCCTCTGCTGTTGATGGACAATAGAAACCTGAGAATCTTCTGTGTCTTCAGATTAAATGGTTGTGACTGTTCGGACTTGTCCTTTTGTCTTATAGATGGGGAGCTTGACTTGAACTTGCAGTTATTGGTTGCAGACCAGCGTGGAAATGCCCAAACCTCACTTCAGGATGTCAGAGTTGCCTCTGTGAAGCCAGACAAGATGGAGGAGACACTAACCTGCATCATCTGTCAAGACCTTCTGCATGACTGTGTGAGGTATGCTGTTTCATATCCTATAGTTGCTTCAGTAGCACTGGCTCCCTTGGCAAGTGTGGGGAAATGACTATAAATAAAGCAGACTTCGATCCTCTTTTGCCCTGGGATCTGCCCaagtttccattttccttttacttGTGGTGTCAAATGGAGAAATTCTAGAACCTGGATACCAGGGTCATAGAGTCCATGAGATATGGTCAGTCTTGGTTTTGACTGACACAGACCAGAAAACCTGGTCTTTGCCTTGTGGGAGGATCATGTGAAGTATACTGAGTTAAACACTTCCTGTCTAAAGACATAATACTTAGAATGAAGTTCCCAGGATTATCTTTGGGAGAAACTACTCGGCTGTTGTCTGGAAACTTGGGAGGTAGATTCTACCCAACCAAGTCCCCAGACACTTGGTGTCTCTGTTGCTTGCATTCCTAGAGTTATGATCTGCTCTTTGTTTCCCCTGAAAACAGGCATAtagctttgattttttaaaaaaatattctaacACTGAGCTTAAATATTTTTAGGTTAGATGATAGAATTCTCCACAATTGGTTTATGGTTGGGGATCCAGCTTGCATTCCTGTTTGGGTAGGCCTACTGCAGATTTTGTCTGAGTGTCATAGTGGCAGACACTTTGGAAGATTTCATCAAACCAAGATGTGTTCTTTGTTCCTTTATATCTGCCAGTTTGCAGCCTTGTATGCACACATTTTGTGCGGCCTGCTACTCTGGCTGGATGGAGCGTTCATCTCTGTGCCCTACGTGCCGATGTCCAGTGGAGCGGATCTGCAAAAACCATATCCTGAATAACCTCGTGGAAGCGTACCTTATCCAGCACCCAGGTCAGCTTCACTACCTTTTCCCCTTTGGGGGCCTGGGACTTCGAGAGCTGTGCTCAGCAGTCTAGATCATCTCCCTTGTGCTGTTCCCTTGCCAGTGAATTTTGCTTGCCCTTTTTATCTAGATAAGTGTCGCAGTGAAGAAGATGTGAGAAGTATGGATGCAAGGAATAAAATCACTCAAGATATGCTGCAACCCAGAGTCAGGAGGTCGTTCTCTGATGAGGAGGGGAGTTCAGAGGACCTGTTAGAGCTGTCAGATGTTGATAGTGAATCCTCAGACATCAGGTTAGTCGTGTGCCTGGCTCATAGTAGTCCCTGGGGATAAGGAGAACATTAATCTTGTGCTTAACTGTATTGTGGTGTGTACAGCTATAGGACTTGAGGATATCAGTTTCCTTAATGTTTTTAACTTGTTTCTTCAAATTGGAGTATGGCCAGACTGGGTGGACTCTGAGCAACAATGAATAGGTTAAGACCTTCTGGTAGCCTCGATGGTCttttttaattagtttgtttatttatgtattaattcTGAGACAGGGCCGCTCTGTAGCCttttctgtcttggaactcactatgtagaccaggctggccttgccttCACAGTAATccacctgccttagcctcctgagtgctggaattaagggccTGTGCCACCGTGCCCAGCTTCGTTGTCtctctatataaccctggctgcccataacttactatgtagaccaggcagtccttgaactcacaaagatatgcctgcttctgcctcttgagcagTGGAatgaaaggtatgcaccaccattcccagcttcCTTAGTGGGTTTTGAACCCCATCTCCCTATCCTCATTGCTATAGCAGAAAAGTCTTATGTATTGTTTTTCCAGAATAAGCAtacctaattctttttttttttttttttcctgagacagggtttctctgtgaaacagtcctggctgtcctggaactcactctgtagaataggctagcctcaaactcacagattcatTTGCtactgcctcccgagtactgggattaaaggcatgcgcctgGCTAGCACACCTAATTCTTATAGAGACTGTGAGTCCTTGGCTGTAATGGTAGTGTTATAATTTCTTAGAGTACTATCACAGGAAAGGCATAATTTCTCAGGCTGAAAGGACACACAGCCCCTTGAGACCCAATTTTAGTTGCTGACACATTGATTTCAGGTCTACATtttgggtcaagaccatgatattgggggagaaaaaaagtaaataacctcccctggattacagagtgagttcaaagctagtctgaGAAACTTCAGACTCTTATCTCAAAatccaaacatttaaaaagttcttGAAAGTTTAGCTCAGTGATGGAATGTTTGTAGCT
This genomic stretch from Cricetulus griseus strain 17A/GY chromosome 4, alternate assembly CriGri-PICRH-1.0, whole genome shotgun sequence harbors:
- the Chfr gene encoding E3 ubiquitin-protein ligase CHFR isoform X1; the protein is MELPGKDEQQPPQEPWGRLLRLGAEEDEPQILLWKREWTIGRRRGCDLSFPSNKLVSGDHCKLIVDKKSGQVTLEDTSTNGTVINKLRVVKKQTYPLQSGDIIYLVYRKNEPEHNVAYLYESLNEKQSLPQESFEANKENMFHVTKDSSGPGQGDDLQVPPLSPVAQTCLEEPQPSTSTSDLFPMASTSSMESELTSAGQKHSSSSGLGNAGVSPKECSSLVANGELSILSPVLQDKEASFSLLETEDHEGLEPAKKKTKGDGELDLNLQLLVADQRGNAQTSLQDVRVASVKPDKMEETLTCIICQDLLHDCVSLQPCMHTFCAACYSGWMERSSLCPTCRCPVERICKNHILNNLVEAYLIQHPDKCRSEEDVRSMDARNKITQDMLQPRVRRSFSDEEGSSEDLLELSDVDSESSDISQPYIVCRQCPEYRRQAVQSLPCPVPDSELGATQALGGEAPSTSASLPTTAQDYMCPLQGSHAICTCCFQPMPDRRAEREQDSRVAPQQCAVCLQPFCHLYWGCTRTGCFGCLAPFCELNLGDKCLDGVLNNNNYESDILKNYLAARGLTWKNMLAESLLALQRGIFLLSDYRITGNTVLCYCCGLRSFRELTYQYRQNIPASELPVTVTSRPDCYWGRNCRTQVKAHHAMKFNHICEQTRFKN
- the Chfr gene encoding E3 ubiquitin-protein ligase CHFR isoform X2; this translates as MELPGKDEQQPPQEPWGRLLRLGAEEDEPQILLWKREWTIGRRRGCDLSFPSNKLVSGDHCKLIVDKKSGQVTLEDTSTNGTVINKLRVVKKQTYPLQSGDIIYLVYRKNEPEHNVAYLYESLNEKQSLPQESFEANKENMFHVTKDSSGPGQGDDLQVPPLSPVAQTCLEEPQPSTSTSDLFPMASTSSMESELTSAGQKHSSSSGLGNAGVSPKECSSLVANGELSILSPVLQDKEASFSLLETEDHEGLEPAKKKTKGDGELDLNLQLLVADQRGNAQTSLQDVRVASVKPDKMEETLTCIICQDLLHDCVSLQPCMHTFCAACYSGWMERSSLCPTCRCPVERICKNHILNNLVEAYLIQHPDKCRSEEDVRSMDARNKITQDMLQPRVRRSFSDEEGSSEDLLELSDVDSESSDISQPYIVCRQCPEYRRQAVQSLPCPVPDSELGATQALGGEAPSTSASLPTTQDYMCPLQGSHAICTCCFQPMPDRRAEREQDSRVAPQQCAVCLQPFCHLYWGCTRTGCFGCLAPFCELNLGDKCLDGVLNNNNYESDILKNYLAARGLTWKNMLAESLLALQRGIFLLSDYRITGNTVLCYCCGLRSFRELTYQYRQNIPASELPVTVTSRPDCYWGRNCRTQVKAHHAMKFNHICEQTRFKN